GAACATCTGTTGATGGTTGACCATTGGCCAGTTCAGCAGAAACCTCTGGAGAGGTAATCAATTCATCATCAAGGTACATATCCACTGGAACTCCGGCCTGACCTTTAGCAACCTGTGCAAATCTGTTGGCACCATCCAATGAAACGGTGAATGGAACCTGCCATTCAGTTCCGGTAACCTGATAAGTTTTCACCTGGGTGATGTCTGATCCCACCAGGGCAGTCTGGTTGTTGATTTTGGCCTCGAATTTACCGTTACTTCCAACGATCTTGGCCACATCATCTGGTTGGACCCCTGCTATTTCCACTATAACATTCTGGTTTCCACTGGGGTACACTTTAACGTCTTTAACCCCGAAAATGTTCAACCGCTTATCCAGAACCGATGTAACTGTGTTCATGGTTGCAGTGTCCACTGGTTGATCCAGCTGAAGCTGTATTGTTGATCCACCTTTTAAGTCTAAACCTTGCTGTATGCCTAAAACGGAGATTGCACCTATGCTGGCAATAACCAGAACTATCAGAAGTAGCACTCGTTTATCTTTGAGGAATTCATTGAGCTTCATTTGCGTGCCTCCACGTACCATCTGAGTATTCCAAGGTTCATAAGCCAGGTAGCCATGATATCGGCTATCAATCCAATGATTAGGACTGCTGCAATATCTGCCAGTGTCTGGGCAGCTGGTATCATGAAGACAACCACCAGATACAGTGCTACCATGGAACCAATGGCTGCTGCAGCCATGGTCAATCCTGTCTTCATTGCTTCAATTGCCCTTTGAGTCACCGTACCCTCTTTCCTTTTAAGTATTCTGGTGGTGAGGAGTATGTCGGTGTCTACACTGTAACCAATAAGCATTAACAGTGCTCCCACAGAAGCAATTGAGAGTGGTATGCCAAACAGGCTCATTCCACCAACTGCAATTATAATGTCCGAAAGAGCAGCGAAAATAACTGCCAGGCTGGGTACGACATCACGGAAAATAATGAACACAGTTATGCTCATGAAGATGAAAGCAAAAGCCAGAGCATAATAGATTTGTGTCATTGCTTGTTGACTTAAAACCGCACCCACTGATTTATAGCTCGTTATTGTTCCAGTTCCATTTAATGTGGAGGATAATTTAACCACATCAGTGTCACCCACAATATCCACAGTGGCCTGATTGTTGGTAATAGATTTAACCTCTACGGTCTGATTCGGCAGCCCAGCACTGATAATTGATTGAAGTTCGTTCTGACTAACAGATTTATCCAGTTGTATAACTGCCACAGTCCCACCTTTAAGCTCAATACCCTGATTAAGGCCCATAGTGGCTATTAATAACAGGGCAATGATGGTGATCACCACTGGAATGGCGATAAGTGGTTTGTATGATTCCAGTAACCTTTCAAATGTTATCAATTTAATCACCAGTCGTTCTTGTCATGTTTTTTCTATAGTAAATCTATATTTTATGAAGATTCAATTGGGATAGAATATCATTTTAAATTCGCCAATAACTTTTAAATTGCTCTTAGGAGATTTTTTCTATTGGAATTTTCCTATTGGAGATGTTTTTATTGGAGATTTCTTATGCCAATTGTTTCAACTAACTTAACTGTAAATCTATCTAATTGTAATATTATACACTTCGTAGATATACGCTTCATTTTTATGTGGTCATTAGTTTAAGTCAGTGTACAATTTCATTTCAATAATAATACAATTTATTTTATTACTATTATAGTCTGTAGTTCTGTCTAAACATTATTTATATTCCATATATGGGTAGATCTTCATCCTTGACAATCTCTTTAACTGCTTCGGTGAGTTCTTCAGTTTTTTTATTGCCGGTTTTGACCTGGAATGATTTGATCATACGCCCTCCACGGGGCTCTATTTTCTCTTGCATCCGTTCAATTACTTTCCGGCCCCCTGAACTTCCCATGGTGGCAAAAAGAATCACATCCTTACCCTGGAAGTTACATTGATCAATTAGGGTTACTATTGCTGGTGCTGGTTTACCAGCCCATGTGGGACTTCCCACGTATATCAGGTCATAATCAGTTAGATCCACTGATTCAGGTTTTATTAAAGTTTTATTCTCACGGAATGCATCTACCGAAGCTTTAATATAATTCATGGCCCCTGCTCTATTATTCAGGTCGGTTACTTCTAAATAATCTGCGTTAACTTCCTGGGCCAGTGTTTTGGCTACCAGGGCAGTTTTCCTGGTTCGTGAGTAAAACAGGATCATGGTTTTCATAATTTACCTCAAAACTCAAATATATAAAGACTTTTTTTAAATATAAGTGATATCTTCCAGGACTTGTAAACATTCCAGAACTTGTTAAACATTTTTTAAGACTTAGTACATGTTGAAACTTCACTGAGAATGATGGCATATCGTATGTGTTGATAATCTCTGGTTATGTAAAGAATAAATGGGTTTACTAAGTTTTAATGGAATTTCTCACTTTTATCTCTTCTTCTCATAAAATATATGAATCAAACTTTATAAAGGTTTAGGGATTGATGTTTCCCTAAAATTCCCTAAAATAAGATGGCCGTTTCACCTTCATTTAATGATCTAAAACTGTTGTAGGGGATGCAAACTCTCTATACTAAGATACAAACCACCTTATTTTAATGATTAAACACCCTTACAAGATGCAAACCATCTATTATAGGAGTGAATCATCTAATGAGTAAATCATCTATATAGATGAAAATCATCTATTTAAGGATGCAATCCACAACTTTCCAGCGACATGG
This window of the Methanobacterium formicicum DSM 3637 genome carries:
- a CDS encoding flavodoxin, whose amino-acid sequence is MKTMILFYSRTRKTALVAKTLAQEVNADYLEVTDLNNRAGAMNYIKASVDAFRENKTLIKPESVDLTDYDLIYVGSPTWAGKPAPAIVTLIDQCNFQGKDVILFATMGSSGGRKVIERMQEKIEPRGGRMIKSFQVKTGNKKTEELTEAVKEIVKDEDLPIYGI
- a CDS encoding protein translocase subunit SecF — protein: MITFERLLESYKPLIAIPVVITIIALLLIATMGLNQGIELKGGTVAVIQLDKSVSQNELQSIISAGLPNQTVEVKSITNNQATVDIVGDTDVVKLSSTLNGTGTITSYKSVGAVLSQQAMTQIYYALAFAFIFMSITVFIIFRDVVPSLAVIFAALSDIIIAVGGMSLFGIPLSIASVGALLMLIGYSVDTDILLTTRILKRKEGTVTQRAIEAMKTGLTMAAAAIGSMVALYLVVVFMIPAAQTLADIAAVLIIGLIADIMATWLMNLGILRWYVEARK